Proteins encoded in a region of the Stieleria neptunia genome:
- the ybeY gene encoding rRNA maturation RNase YbeY: MSNTRANNQPETDSTSPPASPDIEEPEPSGASPRTVPPDQDDRRDSGDGASDDAGVAVEILWDADVAAWQDRLGLGDDRMTDAVRAAAALRGFRRGQIGVRITDDVTIHEINARHLSHDYPTDVISFPYSDDPDRIEGELVASVETAQQNAAEVGWEIANEVLLYVIHGVLHIGGMDDSEADERAMMRRAEREVLSHLGIQTPAVAEADPHG; this comes from the coding sequence GTGTCAAATACCCGAGCCAACAACCAGCCTGAGACCGATTCGACGTCTCCGCCGGCTTCTCCCGACATCGAGGAGCCTGAGCCTTCCGGTGCGAGTCCTCGCACCGTTCCCCCAGATCAAGACGACCGCCGTGACAGCGGCGACGGAGCGTCCGACGATGCAGGCGTCGCGGTTGAAATCCTCTGGGATGCCGACGTGGCGGCCTGGCAGGATCGCCTGGGACTTGGCGACGACCGGATGACCGACGCGGTGCGAGCGGCGGCGGCGCTGCGTGGATTCCGACGCGGGCAAATCGGCGTCCGGATCACCGACGACGTGACGATTCATGAAATCAACGCCCGACACCTGTCGCACGATTACCCGACCGACGTGATCAGCTTTCCCTATTCGGACGATCCCGATCGCATCGAGGGCGAACTGGTCGCCAGCGTTGAAACCGCCCAACAGAACGCCGCGGAGGTGGGTTGGGAGATCGCCAATGAAGTGTTGCTGTATGTGATTCACGGCGTGTTGCACATCGGCGGCATGGACGATTCCGAAGCCGACGAGCGGGCGATGATGCGACGCGCCGAACGCGAGGTGCTGTCGCATCTGGGGATCCAGACACCGGCTGTGGCGGAGGCCGACCCGCATGGATAA